The Nocardia farcinica genome window below encodes:
- a CDS encoding type IV secretory system conjugative DNA transfer family protein: MKAPGQNGFSEWAPVLVPGAVGGVIEAAGLSLRVGEYLYADTPQTDVPWNPIALGIHLATGQLEWTGAATGGAVTLAAGTAVTVAGSVWAWRATCRQCRKLADKRGQVSRLAGKAFGRTGIRKEAIDSQARYMARGKELADLSREAILGKARDLQVQLRAGDAPGVLIGRAVADGRELYASYEDLHLDIWGPRSGKSTSRVIPAVMEAPGAVVATSNKRDVVDATRGARGEQGQVWVFDPQGVASEPCTWYWDPIAWVLGEDGGAGAQERAAELAGHFAAGGEADKRDAFFDPEGEDLLAGLILAAAVDKKPITQVFEWVTSAHEDAPVRILRDAGFGLVAGALADQYQAPEKQRGGVFSTAKKMAACLKYARIQPWVCPPAKGDAPRKAFDAAQFVRSRDTLYPLSKEGKGSAGPLVTALCAAIAAAGEAEGTRHPGGRLPVPLLIVLDEAANIVRWADLPKQYSHFGSRGMVVMTILQSWAQGVRCWGHEGMTALWSAANVKVLGAGLDDAAFLRDRSELIGPHYELTTSTSRSHGQNGSRSTSTSRTSEVTLHASDLAALPKGRVVIFISGHRPTLGQAVPWMQRPYAAQVRAALDRAARATHPQPSEVRPHLRAVPSYPDELEGKSA; this comes from the coding sequence GTGAAAGCCCCAGGACAGAACGGATTTTCGGAGTGGGCGCCGGTGCTGGTGCCTGGCGCAGTCGGCGGCGTGATCGAGGCGGCGGGGTTGTCGTTGCGGGTGGGGGAGTACCTCTACGCCGACACCCCGCAGACGGACGTGCCGTGGAACCCGATCGCGCTCGGGATCCACCTGGCCACCGGGCAGCTGGAGTGGACCGGCGCGGCCACCGGCGGCGCGGTCACCCTCGCGGCCGGGACCGCGGTCACGGTGGCCGGGAGCGTGTGGGCGTGGCGGGCGACCTGCCGCCAGTGCCGCAAGCTCGCCGACAAGCGCGGCCAGGTCTCGCGCCTGGCGGGCAAGGCGTTCGGGCGCACCGGCATCCGCAAGGAGGCGATCGATTCTCAGGCCCGCTACATGGCGCGGGGCAAGGAGCTGGCTGATCTGAGCCGGGAGGCGATCCTGGGCAAGGCCCGGGATCTGCAGGTGCAGCTGCGCGCCGGTGACGCCCCGGGCGTGCTGATCGGGCGTGCGGTCGCCGACGGGCGCGAGCTGTATGCCTCGTATGAGGATCTGCACCTGGACATCTGGGGTCCACGCTCGGGCAAGTCCACCTCGCGGGTGATCCCGGCGGTGATGGAGGCCCCCGGCGCGGTGGTCGCCACGTCGAACAAGCGCGATGTCGTGGATGCCACCCGCGGCGCTCGGGGTGAGCAGGGTCAGGTGTGGGTGTTCGACCCGCAGGGCGTGGCGAGCGAGCCGTGCACCTGGTACTGGGATCCGATCGCGTGGGTGCTGGGGGAGGACGGCGGCGCCGGTGCCCAAGAGCGTGCCGCCGAGCTGGCCGGGCATTTCGCCGCAGGCGGTGAGGCCGACAAGCGGGATGCGTTCTTCGACCCCGAGGGCGAAGACCTGCTCGCGGGCCTGATCCTGGCTGCCGCGGTGGACAAGAAGCCGATCACGCAGGTGTTCGAGTGGGTCACCTCCGCTCATGAGGACGCCCCGGTCCGGATTCTGCGCGATGCCGGGTTCGGGTTGGTCGCCGGAGCGCTGGCCGACCAGTACCAGGCCCCGGAGAAGCAGCGCGGTGGCGTGTTCTCGACGGCGAAGAAGATGGCGGCCTGCCTGAAGTACGCGCGGATCCAGCCGTGGGTGTGCCCGCCGGCCAAGGGGGACGCCCCGCGCAAGGCGTTCGACGCCGCGCAGTTCGTGCGCAGCCGCGACACCCTCTACCCGCTGAGCAAGGAGGGCAAGGGCAGCGCGGGCCCGCTGGTGACCGCCCTGTGCGCGGCCATCGCCGCCGCTGGCGAGGCCGAGGGCACCCGGCACCCGGGCGGGCGGTTGCCGGTGCCGCTGCTGATCGTGCTCGACGAGGCCGCCAACATCGTGCGCTGGGCTGATCTGCCCAAGCAGTACTCCCACTTCGGGTCCCGCGGGATGGTCGTGATGACCATCCTGCAGTCGTGGGCCCAGGGGGTGCGCTGCTGGGGGCATGAGGGCATGACCGCGCTGTGGTCGGCCGCCAACGTCAAGGTTCTCGGCGCGGGCCTGGACGATGCGGCGTTTCTGCGGGACCGCTCGGAGCTGATCGGCCCGCACTACGAGTTGACCACCTCCACCAGCCGCAGCCACGGCCAGAACGGGTCGCGGTCCACCTCGACCTCGCGCACCAGCGAAGTCACCCTGCACGCCAGCGATCTGGCGGCGCTGCCCAAGGGCCGGGTCGTCATCTTCATCTCCGGGCATCGCCCGACGTTGGGCCAGGCGGTGCCGTGGATGCAGCGCCCCTACGCCGCGCAGGTCCGCGCCGCGCTCGACCGGGCCGCCCGAGCTACCCACCCACAGCCCAGCGAGGTCCGCCCGCACCTGCGGGCGGTGCCCTCCTACCCCGACGAGTTGGAAGGCAAATCCGCATGA
- a CDS encoding DUF4913 domain-containing protein, protein MSDTTFEFDNTAEGDDGVTAMPALVIPQMDLGQLLDEAIRKAVSGQLAAEAKKIAAGVVGELLTPEVVAGMRETAVLEAVRALDPSPEASLPGEQDPGAAEDDAEEDAPPPLEYRTLDAFVRDYLAMMYRREVVEPGSAKHARWCPRWWEHGEAIGRLEALWRAFEEARHGEGSEMSTWWLQHADPMMTELLSPTGPFKYCSVQQGHHERLARLPLVPAPEGMFEDGHAHDPAPAVLVASSLTLPAPTHPRRRTVMEFPE, encoded by the coding sequence ATGAGCGACACCACGTTCGAGTTCGACAACACTGCCGAAGGCGACGACGGCGTGACCGCGATGCCCGCGCTGGTGATCCCGCAGATGGACCTGGGCCAGCTGCTCGACGAGGCGATCCGCAAGGCCGTGAGTGGTCAGCTCGCGGCCGAGGCGAAGAAGATCGCCGCTGGTGTGGTCGGTGAGCTGCTGACCCCGGAGGTCGTGGCCGGGATGCGCGAGACCGCGGTCCTGGAGGCCGTGCGAGCCTTGGATCCCAGCCCCGAAGCTTCGCTTCCCGGCGAGCAGGATCCGGGCGCGGCAGAGGACGACGCGGAGGAAGACGCGCCTCCGCCGCTGGAGTACCGCACGCTGGATGCCTTTGTCCGCGACTACCTGGCGATGATGTACCGGCGCGAGGTCGTCGAGCCCGGGTCGGCCAAGCACGCCCGCTGGTGCCCGCGCTGGTGGGAGCACGGCGAGGCGATCGGCCGCCTGGAGGCGCTGTGGCGGGCGTTCGAGGAAGCCCGCCACGGTGAGGGCTCGGAGATGAGCACCTGGTGGCTCCAGCACGCCGACCCCATGATGACCGAGCTGCTGTCCCCGACGGGCCCGTTCAAGTACTGCTCGGTGCAGCAGGGACACCACGAACGGCTGGCCCGGCTACCGCTGGTGCCCGCACCAGAGGGGATGTTCGAGGACGGGCACGCCCACGACCCGGCACCGGCGGTGCTGGTGGCGTCGTCGTTGACCCTCCCCGCGCCGACGCACCCGCGCCGACGCACGGTCATGGAGTTCCCCGAATGA